One region of Vigna angularis cultivar LongXiaoDou No.4 chromosome 10, ASM1680809v1, whole genome shotgun sequence genomic DNA includes:
- the LOC108319859 gene encoding uncharacterized protein LOC108319859 has protein sequence MAVSLTRLSWWLWGGKEKEPVSSGSQLKSSSEWGFKERETVKFPSVKGTKIAPSHRKGKRKWQSREERRLDREYDVVLVSSDGDGCWSDSESDDSDWSIGWLEPHGSEFLQSDDDMDNSFAVLVPCYRKEVESSSKELLSAIKNLPNEFSPASKSYMEHWLASLQSFKA, from the exons ATGGCTGTCTCTTTAACTCGTTTGTCATGGTGGTTGTGGGGTGGCAAAGAGAAAGAGCCAGTTTCCAGTGGCTCTCAGCTGAAGTCATCTTCTGAATGGGGTTTTAAGGAGAGAGAGACTGTGAAGTTTCCTTCTGTGAAGGGAACAAAGATAGCTCCTTCTCACAGGAAGGGTAAAAGGAAATGGCAGAGCAGGGAAGAGAGGAGACTTGATAGAGAGTACGATGTTGTGCTGGTGTCATCTGATGGTGATGGTTGTTGGTCAGACTCTGAATCTGATGACTCAGATTGGTCCATTGGGTGGTTGGAGCCTCATGGCTCTGAATTTCTTCAGAGTGATGACGATATGGATAATAGTTTTGCTGTGCTGGTTCCATGCTATAGAAAGGAGGTGGAGAGTTCAAGCAAGGAGCTTTTGAGTGCCATCAAGAACCTTCCAAATGAATTTTCTCCTG CAAGCAAAAGCTACATGGAACACTGGCTAGCTTCTCTTCAGAGTTTTAAAGCGTAG
- the LOC108319849 gene encoding protein NETWORKED 2D, which yields MLQRAASNAYSWWWVSHIRTKQSKWMEQNLQDMEEKVQSVMKLLAEEGDSFAKRAEMYYKRRPELIIFVEESFKAYRALAERYDHISTELQNANNTIASVFPDRVPLMDEDDDDPSQRLPKKKPEGLKNIPKPPHKDLKTVITAATATKKLQSKKAAATAAAATPKVPKSGLSRKDALEEIDKLQKEILALQTVKEFVKNSYENSLSRYWDTEEQIKELQERVSSLHEELGEGVDIEDDEARRLIAGAALQSCQEALTQLEKKQEKSLDESKIESKRVKDVKAKVGSLMDEFHYERKNSQEPGIQSDLKIIAETELDENADDLTRKKQELQLLKKNLKENFETSSNSSFSVAEMAEKIDELVNKVISLETSVSSQSAMVKRLRTETDELQEQIRILEKDKENLINDKHKLNDQLRKMEKKMHGVEDLNQIVEDQNINLQTQFTDAHSNLDHLSEKVQNVQPGEEAKTTHLSDEQQDSSPQEELKCESTADLVEDGATDKGLKVAGTVEDDLASDKPEVTGSPFANVTGSLKNDVKSVNEVEVTSSLEMEETTPVEKKIPEELKEQEKNVNPGKGDEKATADVSTTTENQEVEQQLASNKLDSSLESSEKQQENDAKQSSCEIENSLKVDSKEQATAQDEPDWRKLFTNGMHDREQVLLAEYTSTLRNYKDVKKRLAEIEKKNQDSNFDSSVQLKELKTANATKDEEIRTLRHKLVLLQRSFEGNEDLAEVTVVMPSEKNGIEEVLKVEPQSTSPIEDKFRSNMDEILEKNLTFWLNFSAYYSDIQKFQTTIKDLQTELSKLQERGKTSEGSSSIKYSIRSDAKPIYKHLTEIQGEITVWMEKGAVLKEELHNRFSSLCDIQEDITAALKSSAEDDDFRFTSYQAAKFQGEILNMKQENNKVADELQAGLDVVSALQLDVEKALVNLNDEHGFSVSKRHQNGQLRQSESRAKVPLRSFIFGSKPKKQSIFSCMTPGMNRKYR from the exons ATGTTGCAGAGAGCCGCAAGCAATGCTTATTCATGGTGGTGGGTTAGCCACATCAgaacaaaacaatcaaaatgGATGGAGCAAAACCTTCAAG ATATGGAGGAAAAAGTGCAAAGTGTTATGAAGCTCTTAGCGGAAGAGGGTGACTCTTTTGCCAAGAGAGCAGAAATGTATTACAAAAGGAGACCGGAACTGATAATCTTTGTGGAGGAATCATTCAAGGCTTACCGCGCTTTAGCCGAACGATATGATCACATATCAACAGAGTTACAAAATGCCAACAACACCATTGCTTCTGTCTTTCCAGATCGCGTCCCATTAATGGATGAAGATGACGATGATCCATCACAAAGgcttccaaaaaaaaaaccagAAGGGTTGAAAAATATACCAAAGCCTCCccataaagatttgaaaacgGTCATAACAGCAGCAACAGCCACAAAGAAATTGCAATCCAAGAAAGCAGCTGCCACTGCAGCTGCTGCTACTCCAAAAGTTCCTAAATCTGGTTTGAGCAGAAAAGATGCCCTTGAAGAGATTGACAAGCTGCAGAAAGAGATTCTGGCCCTACAAACTGTGAAAGAATTTGTAAAGAACTCTTATGAGAATTCCCTTAGTAGGTACTGGGACACTGAGGAGCAAATAAAGGAATTGCAAGAGAGAGTTTCCTCTCTGCATGAAGAACTTGGAGAAGGTGTTgacattgaagatgatgaagctCGGCGTTTGATAGCAGGAGCTGCTCTTCAATCATGCCAAGAGGCATTGACGCAGTTAGAAAAGAAACAGgaaaaatcacttgatgaaagTAAAATCGAGTCCAAAAGGGTAAAGGATGTCAAGGCCAAGGTGGGCTCTCTCATGGACGAATTCCATTATGAACGGAAGAATTCTCAAGAGCCAGGGATCCaaagtgatttaaaaataatagcaGAAACAGAGTTAGATGAAAATGCCGATGATTTGACTCGGAAGAAGCAAGAGCTGCAATTATTAAAGAAGAACCTTAAAGAGAACTTTGAAACTAGCTCCAATTCATCATTCAGTGTAGCAGAGATGGCAGAGAAAATTGATGAGCTCGTGAACAAAGTGATCAGTTTGGAAACTTCAGTATCATCGCAGAGCGCTATGGTGAAGAGATTGAGAACAGAAACTGATGAACTTCAGGAGCAGATTCGAATTCTGGAAAAGGATAAGGAAAATCTTATCAACGACAAACATAAATTGAATGACCAACTGAGGAAGATGGAAAAAAAGATGCATGGAGTAGAGGATCTAAACCAAATTGTTGAGGATCAGAATATCAATCTCCAAACCCAATTCACTGATGCACATTCTAATCTTGATCATCTCTCAGAGAAAGTCCAAAACGTGCAGCCAGGTGAGGAGGCTAAGACCACACATTTATCAGATGAACAACAGGATTCATCACCCCAAGAGGAATTAAAATGCGAATCTACAGCTGATTTGGTAGAGGATGGTGCAACAGATAAGGGACTTAAGGTTGCTGGTACTGTCGAAGATGATCTAGCATCAGACAAGCCTGAGGTCACTGGCTCACCATTTGCTAATGTCACCGGTTCATTGAAAAATGATGTCAAGTCAGTAAATGAGGTTGAGGTCACCAGTTCCTTAGAAATGGAAGAAACTACCCCtgtggaaaaaaaaattcccGAAGAATTAAAAGAACAAGAGAAGAATGTAAATCCTGGCAAAGGTGACGAAAAGGCAACAGCTGATGTGAGCACTACCACAGAAAATCAGGAAGTCGAACAGCAACTAGCAAGCAACAAGCTAGATAGTTCTCTAGAGAGTTCAGAGAAACAGCAAGAAAATGATGCTAAACAAAGTTCATGTGAAATAGAGAATTCTCTCAAAGTTGATTCCAAGGAACAGGCAACAGCACAAGATGAACCTGATTGGCGGAAATTGTTTACAAATGGAATGCATGATAGGGAACAAGTTCTGCTGGCTGAATATACTAGTACTCTTCGAAACTATAAAGATGTCAAGAAGAGGCTGGctgaaatagagaagaaaaatcaagataGCAACTTTGATTCATCTGTGCAGCTAAAAGAACTGAAGACGGCCAATGCCACGAAAGATGAAGAGATAAGAACTCTGCGTCACAAACTAGTTCTCTTGCAGAGAAGCTTTGAAGGAAATGAAGATCTGGCAGAGGTAACTGTAGTGATGCCATCAGAAAAGAACGGCATTGAGGAAGTTCTAAAAGTTGAACCTCAATCTACTTCACCTATTGAAGACAAATTCCGGTCAAACATGGATGAAATTCTAGAGAAGAACTTAACTTTCTGGTTAAATTTCAGTGCTTATTACTCTGACATACAGAAGTTTCAAACCACTATCAAAGATTTGCAGACCGAGCTATCAAAACTACAGGAAAGAGGAAAGACGTCAGAGGGTAGTAGTAGTATAAAGTATTCTATAAGATCAGATGCAAAACCAATTTACAAACACCTAACAGAGATCCAGGGTGAAATAACTGTCTGGATGGAAAAAGGTGCCGTGTTGAAGGAAGAACTGCATAATCGATTCTCATCTTTGTGTGACATCCAAGAGGATATAACAGCAGCATTGAAATCCAGTGCTGAAGATGATGACTTCAGGTTCACAAGCTACCAAGCTGCCAAGTTCCAAGGTGAGATTTTGAACATGAAACAGGAAAACAACAAGGTTGCTGATGAACTTCAAGCGGGTTTAGATGTTGTATCAGCTCTCCAACTTGACGTAGAAAAGGCTCTGGTGAACTTGAATGATGAACATGGATTCTCGGTTTCAAAAAGACATCAAAATGGCCAGCTAAGACAATCAGAGTCTCGGGCCAAGGTTCCTCTGAGGTCTTTTATCTTTGGCTCCAAACCAAAGAAACAATCAATCTTCTCCTGTATGACCCCTGGAATGAATCGGAAATACCGGTAG
- the LOC108319850 gene encoding protein ecdysoneless homolog yields MEFPSSSIFSPRPSDDTVFYAIYPDSPTATATATATATLHSLHLQILQTISPFTQDYIWQHQPFTLSVSTSPNPSCPCSSSSNLPHLHGHLRYGDNLDDEWFAVFLLFQISIRFPSLSLRLWDSDGDFLLIEAAFHLPRWLNPDTSHHRLFLRLGNLHIVPRDRLPHPSLVDSLAFVANSGHESLASDAIQRAVKKRIEDYPERAGRNMHKVRVRVPVSVAWVLKHEPRLISLAVEGFYDRDVDTMKFAGSMERFVERGATEELVCVSVKMSRAMYAQLVQQRFQAPKCYPTMPCRVEREGFVEAELGMKIACGLEMMYQQRKRDGVEGQGSTWEAFRKSLENSGYFQGLLPGSSEYQRLVQSAQEYYRNTSLHSQASELMNAPVRRIDEILALPHSVDDFRDQEVPPSDDDSWLYGGEEELNSVLMERQKEMELYDLKHKKKGKAKEDQDTSPSSALNADEFDPGDIAKTMQSFVHKLSSYKGAEAPEDRNMEVDIDVDQFIKDMGSIMKYSDNEAANGNIEEGSSSDPDFDDSESDVDEMGEEDDDTFLRTYSDAMNEELKATTLQKSFVRANEQIPANQGTSNASEHNMDDDFSPVDVDVNLVKSILDSLSSQQGLPGPASNLLGLMGVQLPQDTKKGN; encoded by the exons ATGGAGTTTCCTTCTTCCTCCATCTTCTCCCCTCGCCCCTCAGACGACACCGTTTTCTACGCCATATACCCTGACTCCCCCACCGCTACAGCCACCGCCACCGCCACCGCGACGCTCCACTCCCTCCATCTCCAAATCCTCCAAACAATATCCCCCTTCACCCAAGACTACATCTGGCAGCACCAACCCTTCACTCTCTCCGTTTCGACCTCCCCCAATCCCTCTTGCCCCTGCTCCTCCTCATCCAACCTCCCCCACCTCCACGGCCACCTCCGCTACGGTGACAACCTCGACGACGAGTGGTTTGCCGTCTTCCTCCTTTTCCAAATCTCCATCCGTTTCCCCTCCCTTTCCCTCCGCCTCTGGGACTCCGACGGCGACTTCCTCCTCATTGAGGCCGCCTTCCACCTCCCTCGTTGGCTTAACCCCGACACCTCTCATCACCGCCTCTTTCTCCGACTTGGAAACCTGCACATCGTTCCCCGCGACCGCCTTCCCCACCCCTCCCTCGTCGACTCCCTCGCCTTCGTTGCCAATTCCGGCCACGAATCCCTCGCCTCCGACGCAATCCAGCGAGCCGTGAAGAAACGCATCGAGGACTATCCCGAGCGCGCCGGGAGGAACATGCATaaggttagggttagggttccGGTATCCGTGGCTTGGGTTCTGAAGCACGAGCCGCGATTGATTTCACTTGCGGTGGAGGGGTTCTACGACAGGGATGTAGACACGATGAAATTCGCAGGGAGTATGGAGAGGTTCGTGGAGAGAGGGGCAACAGAGGAGTTAGTCTGCGTTTCGGTGAAGATGTCGAGGGCGATGTACGCGCAGTTGGTGCAGCAGCGGTTTCAGGCTCCGAAGTGTTACCCGACGATGCCGTGTCGGGTTGAGAGGGAGGGGTTCGTGGAGGCGGAGCTGGGGATGAAGATAGCTTGTGGATTGGAGATGATGTATCAGCAGCGGAAGCGTGATGGGGTGGAAGGGCAAGGGAGCACTTGGGAGGCGTTTAGGAAGAGCTTGGAGAACAGTGGCTACTTCCAAGGGCTACTTCCGGGTTCCTCTGAGTATCAGAGATTGGTGCAGAGTGCTCAAGAGTATTATAGGAATACTTCTCTCCATTCCCAGGCCAG TGAGTTGATGAATGCTCCTGTTAGACGTATAGATGAAATTCTTGCTCTGCCCCACTCAGTGGACGATTTTAGGGATCAAGAGGTTCCTCCATCTGATGATGATTCCTGGCTTTATGGCGGAGAGGAAGAATTGAACTCTGTTCTTATGGAAAGACAAAAGGAGATGGAGCTATATGActtaaaacacaaaaagaaaggGAAAGCAAAAGAGGATCAAGATACTAGTCCATCATCTGCTTTGAATGCTGACGAGTTTGATCCTGGAGATATAGCAAAGACCATGCAGTCATTTGTCCATAAGTTGTCAAGTTACAAGGGTGCCGAAGCTCCTGAGGACAG GAATATGGAAGTGGACATTGATGTAGACCAATTTATTAAAGACATGGGATCAATAATGAAGTATTCAGACAATGAAGCTGCCAACGGCAATATTGAAGAAGGATCATCCTCTGACCCGGACTTTG ATGATTCTGAGAGTGATGTGGATGAGATGGGGGAGGAAGATGATGATACTTTCTTGCGGACCTATTCTGACGCTATGAATGAAGAACTAAAGGCAACCACCCTTCAGAAAAGTTTTGTTCGTGCTAATGAACAGATTCCAGCGAATCAG GGAACATCTAATGCATCAGAACATAATATGGACGATGATTTTTCTCCTGTAGATGTGGATGTAAATTTAGTAAAAAGCATTCTTGATTCCCTTTCTTCCCAACAAGGCCTTCCTGGTCCTGCTTCTAATTTGCTCGGCCTCATGGGGGTGCAGTTACCACAAGATACAAAGAAGGGCAATTGA